A stretch of Methylogaea oryzae DNA encodes these proteins:
- a CDS encoding ABC transporter permease: protein MYRIALQMLMGDRGKYLGMVLGLTFASLIMTQQPAIFVGLMARSYSFITDLALPDVWVMDPKVQFVDDIKPLQDTELYRVRGVAGVDWAMPLYKGLLKARLPNGMFQTCNVVGLDDATLVGGPAVMLEGRVEDLRRSDSVIVDIDGAREKLAKPPAVPGGKPVPLKVGDTLELNDHRAVVVGIAKATRTFQSQPVVYTTYSRATRFAPRERKLLSFVLVKAQPGVDPHELTRRITAATGLAAYTRDQFKDITVNYFLKNTGIPINFGISVTLGFIVGAAIAGQTFYSFTRENLRHFGVLKAMGAGNGTLLKMILLQAAVVGSLGYGLGVGLTSIFGYAMRNSILAFKFPWQLLLFSGSGVTLICMFAALLSIVKVIRLEPAIVFKS from the coding sequence ATGTACCGCATCGCACTGCAAATGCTCATGGGCGACCGGGGCAAATACCTGGGCATGGTGCTGGGCCTGACCTTCGCCTCCCTCATCATGACCCAGCAACCGGCCATTTTCGTCGGGCTGATGGCGCGCTCCTACAGCTTCATCACCGACCTGGCCCTGCCGGACGTGTGGGTGATGGACCCGAAAGTGCAGTTCGTCGACGACATCAAACCGCTGCAGGACACCGAGCTGTACCGCGTGCGCGGCGTGGCCGGGGTGGACTGGGCCATGCCGCTGTACAAAGGCCTGCTCAAGGCGCGCTTGCCCAACGGCATGTTCCAAACTTGCAACGTGGTGGGACTGGATGACGCCACCCTGGTGGGCGGGCCGGCAGTGATGCTGGAAGGGCGGGTGGAGGATCTGCGCCGCAGCGACAGCGTCATCGTCGACATCGACGGCGCGCGGGAAAAGCTGGCCAAACCGCCGGCCGTGCCCGGCGGCAAGCCGGTGCCGCTGAAAGTCGGCGACACGCTGGAACTGAACGACCACCGCGCCGTGGTGGTGGGCATCGCCAAAGCGACGCGCACGTTCCAATCCCAGCCGGTGGTTTACACCACGTATTCCCGCGCCACCCGCTTCGCCCCGCGCGAAAGAAAACTGCTGTCCTTCGTGCTGGTCAAGGCGCAGCCGGGCGTCGACCCGCACGAGCTGACCCGGCGCATCACCGCCGCCACGGGCTTGGCGGCCTATACCCGCGATCAATTCAAGGACATCACCGTCAATTACTTCCTGAAAAACACCGGCATCCCCATCAACTTCGGCATTTCCGTCACCCTGGGCTTTATCGTCGGCGCCGCCATCGCCGGCCAGACGTTCTATAGCTTCACCCGAGAGAACCTGCGCCACTTCGGCGTGCTCAAGGCCATGGGCGCCGGCAACGGCACCTTGCTGAAGATGATACTGCTGCAGGCGGCGGTGGTCGGCAGCCTGGGCTACGGCTTGGGCGTCGGGCTGACGTCCATTTTCGGCTACGCCATGCGCAACTCCATCCTGGCGTTCAAATTCCCCTGGCAGCTGCTTCTGTTCAGCGGTTCCGGCGTCACCTTGATCTGCATGTTCGCCGCCCTGCTCAGCATCGTCAAAGTGATCCGGCTGGAACCGGCCATCGTATTCAAGAGCTAA
- a CDS encoding ABC transporter ATP-binding protein, whose amino-acid sequence MDATSQPAVRCQAVAKTYDTGDSQVPALRGVDLEVHPGELLMLVGPSGCGKTTLISIIAGILDQDTGSCEVFGRDFLHMKDKEKLDYRARNIGFVFQAFNLLPTLTAAENVSVPLIINGTPRRQALQKAGEMLNRVGLGERGRSLPAQLSGGQQQRVAIARALVHNPRLVVCDEPTSALDHETGHKVMALMREVAMTHDRSLVIVTHDARIFGFADRIARMDDGHIESVTTQAPNARREDTPHVA is encoded by the coding sequence ATGGACGCCACCTCCCAACCCGCCGTGCGCTGCCAAGCCGTGGCGAAAACCTACGACACCGGCGACAGCCAGGTGCCGGCCCTGCGCGGCGTGGACCTGGAAGTCCACCCGGGCGAACTGCTGATGCTGGTGGGACCGTCCGGCTGCGGCAAGACCACGCTGATCTCCATCATCGCCGGCATCCTCGACCAGGACACGGGCAGTTGCGAGGTCTTCGGCCGCGACTTCCTGCACATGAAGGACAAGGAAAAGCTGGACTACCGCGCCCGCAACATCGGCTTCGTGTTCCAAGCCTTCAACCTGCTGCCGACCCTGACGGCGGCGGAGAACGTCTCCGTGCCCCTCATCATCAACGGCACGCCGCGCCGCCAGGCCCTGCAAAAAGCCGGCGAAATGCTGAATCGGGTCGGACTGGGCGAGCGGGGCCGATCCCTGCCGGCGCAGCTGTCCGGCGGCCAGCAGCAGCGGGTCGCCATCGCCCGCGCCCTGGTGCACAACCCGCGCCTGGTGGTGTGCGACGAGCCCACCAGCGCCCTGGATCACGAAACCGGCCACAAGGTCATGGCGCTGATGCGGGAAGTGGCCATGACCCACGACCGCTCCCTGGTCATCGTCACCCACGACGCCCGCATTTTCGGCTTCGCCGACCGCATCGCCCGCATGGACGACGGTCACATCGAAAGCGTCACCACTCAAGCCCCCAACGCCCGCCGGGAGGATACCCCCCATGTTGCGTAA
- a CDS encoding efflux RND transporter periplasmic adaptor subunit: MLRKYLLPALALAGFLFGIITVVQGNQPQPPSQPVVQPPAAPFASFIAGAGIVEARNRNIQIGTPLSGVVTEVAVKVGDRVKAGDLLFRLDDRQYLAQEALAQAAVSHARAQLNDASTQLRLAQSITDRRAISTEELERRRNAVAIAKAQVDQAEAQLGAARTDLDRILIRAPADGEVLQANVRPGEFAAAGSQADPPMVLGNLDQLHVRVDIDENDAWRFRRDARAMANLRGNPKFKAELTLAYVEPYVVPKRSLTGDSAERVDTRVLQALYSFDPAKLPAYVGQQMDVYIEAPPADGEEGR; encoded by the coding sequence ATGTTGCGTAAATACCTGCTCCCCGCCCTGGCCTTGGCCGGCTTCCTGTTCGGCATCATCACCGTCGTCCAGGGCAACCAGCCGCAACCGCCTTCCCAACCCGTAGTCCAGCCGCCGGCGGCGCCGTTCGCGTCGTTCATCGCCGGGGCCGGGATCGTCGAAGCGCGCAACCGCAACATCCAGATCGGCACGCCCTTGTCCGGCGTGGTAACCGAAGTGGCGGTGAAAGTGGGCGACCGGGTCAAGGCGGGCGATCTGCTGTTCCGGCTGGACGACCGTCAATACCTAGCCCAGGAAGCGCTGGCGCAGGCCGCCGTCAGCCACGCCCGCGCCCAACTGAACGACGCGTCCACCCAGCTGCGGCTGGCCCAGTCCATCACCGACCGGCGCGCCATCAGCACCGAGGAGCTGGAACGGCGCCGCAACGCCGTCGCCATCGCCAAGGCCCAGGTGGACCAAGCGGAAGCGCAACTGGGCGCGGCCCGCACCGACCTGGATCGCATCCTGATCCGCGCCCCCGCCGACGGCGAAGTGCTGCAAGCCAATGTGCGTCCCGGCGAATTCGCCGCCGCAGGCTCCCAAGCCGATCCGCCCATGGTGCTGGGCAACCTGGACCAGCTGCACGTGCGGGTGGACATCGACGAAAACGACGCCTGGCGATTCCGCCGCGACGCCCGCGCCATGGCGAATTTGCGCGGCAATCCTAAATTCAAGGCCGAGCTGACCCTGGCTTACGTGGAACCCTATGTGGTGCCCAAGCGCTCCCTCACCGGCGACTCCGCCGAACGGGTCGACACCCGCGTGCTGCAGGCGCTGTACAGCTTCGACCCGGCCAAGCTGCCGGCCTATGTGGGCCAGCAAATGGACGTGTACATCGAAGCGCCGCCGGCCGATGGGGAGGAAGGGCGGTGA